The Canis lupus dingo isolate Sandy chromosome 4, ASM325472v2, whole genome shotgun sequence genome contains a region encoding:
- the LOC112651958 gene encoding LOW QUALITY PROTEIN: copper-transporting ATPase 2-like (The sequence of the model RefSeq protein was modified relative to this genomic sequence to represent the inferred CDS: deleted 5 bases in 3 codons; substituted 4 bases at 4 genomic stop codons), whose protein sequence is MSERVPIGWKHILSKLSLPTRAWEPVMKQSFAFDNVGYEGGLDSVCPPQTATSTISILGMTCQSCIRSMEGRISSLKGIVSIKVSLEQGNATVRYVPFILSLPQVCRCIEDMGFEASIAEGKVASWPLRSLPGLEAVVRLWVEGTQALRTCQSCVSSIEGKLGKLQGVARVRVSLSTQEAVITYXPYLIQPQDLRDHVHDMGFEAVIKNRVAPVSLAPIDIGRLRRANPKMPLTSDNQNLNNSETLGHQGSHVVTLXLRRDGMHCQSCVLNIEENIGQLPGVQNVQVSLENRMAQVQYDPSCVTAGALQRTIEALPPGNFKVSLPAAAGSKTGNRFSACAVPTPTPRTPAPGRCNTVMLAIAGMTCASCVQSIEGLISQREGVQQISVSLAEGTAVVLYDPSIIGLEELRAAVEEMGFETSVLSENGYSNHVGNYSVGNSSAHTTAGVPVSVQEGAPHAEGLPGNHSPGRPSRSPPASTSVAAQKCFLQITSMTCASCVSNIERKLQKEAGVDSVLVALMARKAEVKYHPDVIQPLEIAQLIQDLGFEVTVLEDYAGSDGDLELIITGMTCTSCVHNIESKLKRMAGITYASVAVATSKAHVKFDPEIIGPRDIVKVIEEIGFHASPAQRNPNAHHLDHKVEIKQXKKSFLCILVFGIPVMGLMIYMLVPSSMPHESMVRDHNVIPGLSILNLIFFILCTFVQLLGGWYFYVQAYRSLRHRAANMEVLIVLATSIAYTYSLVILVVAVAERAERSPVTFFDNPTPPPPPPMLFVFIALGQWLEHTAKSKTSEALAKLLSLQATEATVMTLGEDNLILREEQVPMELVQLGDVIKVVTGGKFPVDGKVLEGNTMADESLITGEAMPVTKKPGSTVIAGSMNAHGSVLVTATHVGNDTMLAQIVKLVEEAQMSKTPNKHISEAEVIIRFAFQTSITVLCIVYPLSLGLATPTAVMVGTGVAAQNGILIKGGKPLEMAHKIKTVMFDKTGTITHGVPKVMRVLLLVDVATLPLRKVLAVVGTAEASMAITKYHKEELGTETLGYCMDFQAVPVCRIGCKVSSVEGILAPGERQQSKQAAPPGMVGGVPEETDETPQTFSVLIGNREWMRRNGLTISSDISDAMADHKMKGLTAILVAIDGVLCGMIAIADTVKQEAALALHMLKSIGMDVVLITGDNRKTARAIATQVGINEVFAEVLPSHKVAKVQELQNEGKKVAMVGDGVNDSPALARADVGIAIGTGTDVAIEAADVVLIRNDLLDVVASIHLSKRTVWRIRLNLVLALIXNPVGIPIAAGVFMPISVVLQLWMGSAAMAASSVSVVLSSLQLKCYKKPDLERYEAQAQGRMKPLTASQVSVHIGMDDRRRDSPRATPWDQVSRISQVSLSSLKSDNKLSRHSAAADDGGDTWSLLLNDHDEEQCICALQAGATRSGSSAPRRSGPAVRSEEAGLLAWPHVPPGLARSRPVSGLATHAVGVGLPPTAGPTGPGRPAPRFSTCSDHL, encoded by the exons ATGAGCGAGAGGGTGCCCATTGGCTGGAAGCATATCCTGTCTAAACTTTCTTTGCCCACTCGTGCCTGGGAACCAGTGATGAAGCAGAGCTTCGCCTTTGACAATGTTGGCTACGAAGGTGGCCTGGACAGTGTGTGCCCTCCTCAGACGGCCACCAGCACCATCAGCATTCTGGGTATGACCTGCCAGTCATGTATAAGGTCCATGGAGGGCAGGATCTCCAGTTTGAAAGGCATCGTGAGCATTAAGGTTTCCCTGGAACAAGGCAATGCGACTGTGAGGTACGTGCCGTTCATTCTGAGCCTGCCGCAGGTTTGCCGTTGCATTGAGGACATGGGCTTCGAGGCCAGCATTGCAGAAGGAAAGGTTGCCTCCTGGCCCTTGAGGTCCTTGCCTGGCCTCGAGGCTGTGGTCAGACTTTGGGTGGAGGGCACCCAGGCCCTG AGGACCTGCCAGTCCTGTGTCAGCTCCATCGAAGGCAAGCTCGGAAAGCTGCAAGGGGTAGCAAGAGTCCGGGTCTCCCTCAGCACCCAGGAGGCAGTCATCACTTACTAGCCTTATCTTATtcaaccccaggacctcagggacCATGTACACGACATGGGGTTTGAAGCTGTCATCAAGAACAGAGTGGCACCCGTAAGTCTGGCACCCATTGATATTGGGCGGTTACGGAGGGCCAACCCAAAGATGCCTTTGACTTCTGATAACCAGAATCTCAATAACTCTGAGACCTTGGGCCACCAAGGGAGCCATGTGGTTACCCTGTAGCTGAGACGCGACGGAATGCACTGTCAGTCTTGTGTCCTGAACATTGAAGAGAATATAGGCCAACTCCCCGGGGTTCAGAATGTACAAGTGTCCTTGGAGAACAGAATGGCCCAAGTACAGTACGACCCTTCTTGTGTCACCGCAGGGGCCCTGCAGAGGACCATTGAAGCTCTCCCACCAGGGAACTTTAAAGTTTCTCTTCCTGCAGCAGCAGGAAGTAAGACAGGTAACAGGTTTTCCGCATGtgccgtccccacccccaccccgagaaCCCCGGCACCGGGCAGGTGCAATACTGTGATGCTCGCCATTGCGGGCATGACCTGTGCATCCTGCGTCCAGTCCATCGAAGGCCTGATCTCCCAGAGGGAAGGGGTGCAGCAAATATCTGTCTCTCTGGCTGAAGGGACTGCAGTGGTGCTCTATGATCCCTCTATAATTGGCCTGGAAGAACTCCGAGCTGCCGTCGAGGAGATGGGATTTGAGACTTCAGTCCTCTCTGAAAACGGTTACAGCAATCATGTTGGAAACTACAGTGTGGGGAATTCCTCGGCGCACACCACAGCCGGCGTACCTGTGTCTGTGCAGGAAGGGGCTCCCCATGCTGAGGGGCTCCCTGGAAACCACAGCCCTGGTCGCCCGTCCAGGTCCCCACCAGCCTCTACCTCTGTGGCAGCACAGAAGTGTTTTTTGCAGATCACAAGCATGACCTGTGCATCCTGTGTGTCCAACATAGAGAGGAAGCTGCAGAAAGAAGCAGGCGTCGACTCGGTGCTGGTTGCCCTGATGGCCAGAAAGGCAGAGGTGAAGTATCACCCAGACGTCATCCAGCCACTGGAGATCGCTCAGCTCATCCAGGACCTAGGCTTTGAGGTGACGGTGCTGGAAGACTACGCGGGCTCTGATGGCGACCTGGAGCTGATCATCACGGGGATGACCTGCACTTCCTGTGTTCACAACATAGAGTCCAAACTCAAGAGGATGGCCGGCATCACCTATGCCTCTGTGGCCGTCGCCACCAGCAAAGCCCACGTGAAGTTCGATCCTGAAATCATCGGTCCGCGAGATATTGTCAAAGTTATCGAGGAAATCGGCTTTCATGCTTCCCCAGCCCAGAGAAACCCCAATGCACATCACTTGGACCACAAGGTGGAAATAAAGCAGTAGAAGAAGTCTTTTCTGTGCATCCTGGTGTTCGGCATCCCTGTGATGGGTCTGATGATCTACATGTTGGTGCCCAGCAGCATGCCCCATGAGTCCATGGTCCGGGACCACAACGTCATTCCAGGACTGTCCATTCTGAATCTCATCTTCTTCATCCTGTGTACCTTTGTCCAGCTCCTTGGTGGGTGGTACTTCTACGTCCAGGCCTACAGGTCTCTGAGGCACAGGGCGGCCAACATGGAAGTGCTCATTGTGCTGGCCACAAGCATCGCCTACACCTACTCGCTCGTCATCCTGGTGGTGGCCGTGGCTGAGAGGGCGGAGAGGAGCCCTGTGACCTTCTTCGACaatcccaccccccccccccccccc cccatgctcTTTGTGTTCATTGCCCTGGGGCAGTGGCTGGAACACACAGCAAAGAGCAAAACCTCAGAAGCCCTTGCCAAACTCCTGTCTCTCCAAGCCACAGAAGCCACCGTCATGACCCTTGGCGAGGACAACTTGATCCTCAGAGAGGAGCAGGTACCCATGGAGCTGGTGCAGCTGGGCGATGTCATCAAGGTGGTGACAGGAGGAAAGTTCCCGGTGGATGGGAAAGTCCTGGAGGGCAATACCATGGCCGACGAGTCCCTCATCACAGGAGAAGCCATGCCTGTCACGAAGAAACCCGGGAGCACGGTGATTGCCGGATCCATGAATGCACATGGCTCTGTGCTCGTTACCGCCACCCACGTGGGCAACGATACCATGTTGGCTCAGATCGTGAAGTTGGTAGAAGAGGCTCAGATGTCAAAGACCCCTAACAAGCATATCTCCGAGGCGGAGGTGATCATCCGGTTTGCGTTCCAGACGTCCATCACGGTGCTGTGCATCGTCTACCCCCTG TCCCTGGGCTTGGCCACGCCCACAGCGGTCATGGTGGGCACCGGGGTGGCCGCCCAGAATGGCATTCTCATCAAAGGAGGCAAGCCTCTGGAGATGGCCCACAAGATAAAGACCGTGATGTTTGACAAAACTGGCACCATTACGCACGGGGTCCCCAAAGTCATGAGGGTCCTCCTGCTGGTGGATGTGGCCACGCTGCCCCTTAGGAAGGTCCTCGCCGTGGTGGGGACTGCGGAGGCCAGCATGGCCATCACCAAGTACCATAAAGAGGAACTGGGAACGGAGACATTGGGATACTGCATGGACTTCCAGGCAGTGCCAGTCTGCAGAATTGGCTGCAAAGTCAGTAGCGTGGAGGGCATCCTGGCCCCCGGCGAGCGCCAGCAGAGCAAACAGGCCGCTCCCCCGGGCATGGTTGGTGGCGTTCCCGAGGAAACAGATGAGACGCCCCAGACCTTCTCCGTGCTGATTGGGAACCGTGAATGGATGAGGCGCAACGGCCTGACCATATCCAGCGACATCAGTGACGCGATGGCGGACCATAAGATGAAAGGCCTGACAGCCATCCTGGTGGCCATCGACGGTGTGCTGTGCGGGATGATCGCCATCGCCGACACCGTCAAGCAGGAGGCAGCCCTGGCTCTGCACATGCTCAAGAGCATCGGCATGGACGTGGTCCTGATCACAGGAGACAACCGCAAGACGGCCAGAGCCATTGCCACCCAGGTTGGCATCAACGAGGTCTTTGCAGAGGTGCTCCCGTCTCACAAGGTGGCCAAGGTCCAGGAGCTCCAGAACGAAGGGAAGAAAGTCGCCATGGTGGGAGACGGGGTTAATGACTCTCCAGCCCTGGCCCGGGCCGACGTGGGGATTGCCATCGGGACGGGCACAGATGTTGCCATCGAGGCTGCTGACGTCGTCCTCATCAGAAACGATCTGCTGGACGTGGTGGCCAGCATTCACCTCTCCAAGAGGACCGTGTGGAGGATACGCCTCAACCTGGTGCTGGCACTGATCTAGAACCCGGTCGGGATACCCATTGCGGCGGGGGTCTTCATGCCCATCAGCGTCGTGCTGCAGCTGTGGATGGGCTCGGCGGCTATGGCGGCCTCCTCCGTGTCTGTGGTGCTCTCATCGCTGCAGCTCAAGTGCTATAAGAAGCCCGACCTGGAGAGGTACGAGGCCCAGGCGCAGGGCCGCATGAAGCCCCTGACGGCGTCCCAGGTCAGCGTGCACATTGGCATGGATGACCGGCGGCGGGACTCCCCGCGGGCCACGCCCTGGGACCAGGTCAGCCGTATCAGCCAGGTGTCTCTGTCCTCCCTGAAGTCCGACAACAAGCTGTCCCGACACAGCGCCGCAGCCGACGACGGCGGGGACACATGGTCTCTGCTGCTGAACGACCATGACGAGGAGCAGTGCATCTGCGCGCTGCAGGCGGGCGCAACCCGCTCCGGCTCCTCGGCTCCTCGGAGGAGCGGCCCAGCTGTCCGCAGTGAGGAGGCGGGGCTCCTGGCCTGGCCCCACGTCCCCCCCGGTCTCGCCCGGTCCCGCCCGGTCTCCGGCCTGGCCACCCACGCTGTGGGCGTGGGCCTGCCCCCAACTGCTGGACCCACGGGGCCAGGACGGCCCGCCCCCCGCTTTAGCACTTGCAGTGACCACTTGTGA